The following proteins are encoded in a genomic region of Aquificaceae bacterium:
- a CDS encoding isoamylase early set domain-containing protein, translating into MIRKSYQKGRNICVVSFYVKRDEAQRVEVVGEWNDWKPEPMRRKKDGTFWISKRLKTGRSYRFKYLIDGQYWENELSADQQVPNPFGTTDSLIIV; encoded by the coding sequence ATGATAAGGAAGAGCTATCAAAAAGGTAGAAACATATGCGTGGTGAGCTTTTATGTGAAAAGGGATGAGGCACAAAGGGTTGAGGTTGTAGGTGAGTGGAACGATTGGAAACCAGAACCCATGCGCAGGAAAAAGGATGGGACTTTTTGGATAAGCAAGAGACTAAAGACTGGCAGGAGCTACCGGTTTAAATACCTTATTGACGGACAATACTGGGAAAACGAGCTGTCCGCAGACCAGCAGGTTCCTAACCCCTTTGGCACCACAGACAGTCTGATTATTGTTTGA